In a single window of the Candidatus Angelobacter sp. genome:
- a CDS encoding TnpV protein: protein MTPLTQYGRMAEKHWREHCPKMVRELEREGRLQQMLLEAEEKTKDEMATLRTQLVTQGLTAQQAHEQAWEMVREKYILLPPEE from the coding sequence ATGACACCACTGACCCAGTACGGACGGATGGCCGAGAAACATTGGCGGGAACACTGCCCGAAGATGGTTCGCGAACTGGAGCGGGAGGGCCGGCTTCAGCAGATGCTTCTGGAAGCGGAGGAAAAGACGAAGGACGAAATGGCCACGCTTCGCACGCAATTGGTGACACAGGGATTAACGGCGCAACAAGCCCACGAACAGGCTTGGGAGATGGTGAGGGAGAAATACATCCTGCTCCCACCCGAAGAATAG